The sequence below is a genomic window from Schistocerca nitens isolate TAMUIC-IGC-003100 chromosome 4, iqSchNite1.1, whole genome shotgun sequence.
CAAAAACAGGCGCTAACCTTTACTTCCATCAGTCAGTATAGCGTTTGTATGAACTGATTTTTGTTGCTTTTTCACTACAGTGTCAATaaacacaactggaatcagtcagctcattcaaatacctgggtgtaacgatTTGTAGAAGCATGAAATGGAATGAACCGTAGGCTTAGTTTTAAGTAAAACATatagcagacttcggttcattgttaggatactggaaaaatgcaatcaGTTTAGAAAGAAGACTGTTAAAAAACTGGTGCTACCtgttctagaacattgctcaatGTGTGAAAGCATACCAGACACGACTAACAGGAGATAGTGCAGGAACACAAAAAATGTCTGCTCAACTGGCCAATGGTACAAGCTTATTATAAATAACTAAAGAGATTTCATGAATTCACTGTAGCTGTTAACTGACATGTTGTGACAAAACTAGACAGTCATATAGAAAAACTCGAACAGTTTTATAATGCTGCAGCCGCGCTTCAAATTTATGCCACGAGAGGGCAGCAGTGGGCAGTTAGGCAAGATGACGACagcagccgagaaagcgtatgttgtgctcgAAAATCATTCACATCAGTCTGATGTAACAGTGCAACGGCACTTcggaacgaagttcaacaaagatccaccatcctCCAACTCCATTCGACGGTCTTATGCGCACTTTCAAGTTTCTGGAGGGGAAATCAACGGATCGGCCCACAGAAGTGGACGAACACAGCAAGCAGAGAGCTGATCGTACCGCAACCGACCGTTTGTAAGAATTAAGAAAACGACTGAATGAAGCTGGAGCTTTACCACGTGTTATTGCTACGAACTCCGACTTCCAAGGACAAAACcagacgctttgaattttcgacaCAGTTGCAACAACTTATGGAAGAGGATGAATTTTGTGAGAAACTCatattcagtgatgaagcaatattttttGCTTAATGGCACAGTCTTCGAATCTGGAGCACTAAGAATCCCCATGGTATCGTGCAGTATATTCGACATTCACCGAAAGATTTAAAGTTTCTggtcctttttcttctgtgaaaaatccgttacaggacacatgtatctgaaCATGCCCCAACAGGAGACCGAGAGTGAAGACCTCAATATAATAGTTGTGTTCGCTGTGTGAACGAGAGAACGGAGAGGTCTTCATGACTTTAAATGGGAACGTTATTCTTGCGCAGGGCAAGGAATTACGTAGAGACAACTGACTGTAACGTCTAAATCTGCATGCAATGCATCTAACACCAATTAAAATTCTGAAGTCTTCCACATGGTGAAATACTATCGAAGCTaattgcagcacagtacagattTAAGCAGCGTGTGATGGTATACATGAAATGTTTTTCTTAAATGTTGTGGAGCATAAACCTAAGCAAGATTTTGTAAGCTGTGACATTTTTTGAAAAAAGGACCGTAATGCCCTTGCGTTTATCTCTTCAAAGTCTTAAGCCAAATTCATTTAGGTTGTCCATAGGTATACATCCAACTTTTTACAACATAACCAGATGGATAAACAGAAATTTGAAGTTGTGTAACATGGGAGGGGGGACTGCAAATGTATGGGTTAATGTTATCAACATAGCTTTTCTCTTGGCATCTGGACAATACCAATGCTGATGGCTTGTGTTATGGAGAGCGTGTTTAGTATACTAATGCGACCCAATGCTCGAGTAGTTGAGATCCCCACCAGGACGCATTTCACAAgcgtgctgctacatttgttaccggttaacatgcgagtattacggagatgcttcgtgagctGAACTGGGAATCACTGAAGGAAAGACGACGCTCTCTTCGCTGgacactattgcggaaatttagcgAACCGGCATATCAGGCCGACAGCAGATCGATTCTgtagccgccaacttacatttcgtgtaaggaccacgaatataagaggAATTTGGGATCATACGGAAGCATACAGACATCTGTTTGTCCCTTGCTTtactgcaagtggaacaggaaagtaaatgactagttaTGGTACAATGtacactccgccatgcaccatacggtggtatgtggagtttgtatgtagatttagatgtagatatatagaCGAAGGTAATAAAGCAATGGTGTACATTCAACCCCAACAGCGCACAAAACTGAACTAGCTAATAGTAAAGGTTGCCTGCGTCGTTCCTGATATTCAGGTCAGACAACAAGTAGACGCTGCTTCCAGATGGCATATTTTCTGATTTGAATTTCAAGATAATGTAATGTAATAACCTCCATCCCATTGTACGTTGACGGATGCGGAGGGAAACATCGAAGAAAAACTTTCGTATGGACTGAATAAATAGTCATTTCTGTGGCTGTAAGTGGTTTTAGTGTTCATCTACGAAAGTAGGCAGCTATCTAGTCATAAGCTTTACTGTAACCTCAATATAAACAACAATCAAACTCTAACGGTGTTTCTTCGCAGAATTGCTTCTTAGCGCGGACCTTATTTCGCTTTCCTATTATGTAACAAAATATCTTCAcagtacgtacaagcataacaaaaaTAAGAATTTCGTAAGTTCTCTATCTTGAATGCTAAACTATTTTCGTTAGGAAAGGTATCGGCGTACACCTTAATCTGAGGACTGTACAGCTTGACCGCAGTCAGACAAGGGCTCCAACCTGGGTCGGATTGTGatgtaatattaattttttgtacaGTCCTAATCGTTGTGTTGAAAACTGGACAAGTCTTACTCCAGCTAGAACTTTCAGAGTGCTCCAGATCTATTATTACTTTCTACGTAGGGAATTGGTCTTGGTTTACGAATTTTTCACGAAGCAAATTTGCACAGGGTTAGCACATAGATAGGTGGTCTGGGAATTCCTGTTCAGACTTGTGTTGTGTGTAGCTTCATAAAATCAGCTAGACTCAATGGTAGTATATTTCCGTTTCTTATctgaatctgtgttcagtttttaataaCACGGGCGATGGGATTTTAAATCGTAATCCTCACTCCAACTAATCAGTAAGAAAATTTCCAAAGAAATAATGCAGAAACTTTACTAATCATTTACTCTGTAATTACATGTCGAATGGCAGTACATGGTTATTCGCCATAGAACCGAAGAAGCTAACTTTCTGTAATATTACTACAATATATGAGGATTCAGAACTTATGCAGCCTCACCTACActttatgatcaaaagtatccggacacgtggatgaaaatgatttacaagctcGTCGCCAACTCCATTGGTAAcgcaggaattcagtatggtgttgccccatCTTTAGTCTTGAttacagcttcaactctcgcagacaaacgttcaatcaggtgctgcaaggttttttggggaatggcagcctacaCTTCACGGAGTGCTGTCCTGAAGAGAGTtattgatgttggtcggtgaggtctggcacaaagtcggcgttacaaaacatcccaaaggtgttctatgggactcaggtcaggactctgtgcagaccagttcattacagggatgtcattgtcctgtaactactccgccacaggccgtgcataggCCGTGCATAGGCCGTGCATATGAACAGAtgatagatcgtgttgaaagatgcaatctccatcagcgaattgctcttcaacaatgggcagcaagaaggtccttaaaacatcagtgtaggcctgtgctgtgatagtgccacgcaaaacaacaaagggggcaagccccctccattaaaacCCCACCACATcctaacaccatcgcctccgaattttactgttgacactaaacaccctggcagatgacgttcaccgggcattcgccatacccacgccctgccatcggatcgtcacattgtgtaccgtgattcgtcactacacacaacgtttttccagtgttcagtcgtccaatgtttacactccttacaccaagtaaggcgtcgttgggcatttactggcgtaatgtgtggcttatgagcagccgctcgaccttgaaatccaagttttctcacctcccgcctaactgttctagtacttgcagtgATCCTGTTGCAGTCTGGAATTTCCGTGttaaggtctggatagatgtctgcccattacacattacgaccctccaactgtcggcggtctctgtcagttaacagacgaggtcggcctgtgcacttttgtgctgtacatgtccctttacGTTTCTCTGTCACATTGGGatcagtggaccaagggatgtttaagagtgtggaaatctcgcgtacagacgtatgacacaagtgacacccaatcacctgaccacgctcgaagttgtgagttccatggagcaccccattctgcttactcacgatgtctaatgactacaaaggtcgctgatgttgagtacctggcagtaggaggcagcacaatgcacataatatgagaaacgtatgtttttggtggtgtccagatacttttgatcacacagtttaCGTTAAGGTAGTACATACATAGATGGGTCATTCACTCATTCTATGAATTTTCCTGGTGTTCATAACTGGTTTTAATGGAAAACTGCCCCTGCTCCCTGTAAGGCACCAGAGACGTGACAGAGAGAATGAGAAATTCGTCAGAGAGATACTAACACAATTTGCACTGATTTTATTTTCAATCACTGTGAATCACATAATATTTGTATTATTGTATATACTGGTAGTAGCAAAAATTCATTGTCAAAGAGGAGGGCCTCGGATGCATAAGTAACGGATTTTAATCTTTGAAATCTCCGCAATTCAAGTAACAACAAGTTAAACACAGTCTTGTGAGAGACATTTCCGTaaagtggctgtgtgtgtgtgttgtcacttGTAAGCTAGAGCATTTTGTAAGTTTTATTCTGAGATGAAATGGAAAACTTACTAGGACATATCTAGGTAATATAAGCATCTTGGAATAAGAATAAATCAACACAAACATCAATTAATCATGAAAAGTCACTTTATTTGCTCCATTGCTGTCCACATGTCAGCGAAACAGTGGGTAAATAAATAGCTGGCTTTTTATGAAGTGTGTCTTCTCAGAAGTAGTGTGTCTTGACGAAGGCGGGAGCTGCAGCGTAGGCTACAGGAGCATGgtaggcgggggcggcgtaggccacagcgggggcggcgtaggccacaGCGGGGGCGGCGACGGCGGCCTTGACgacagcgggggcggcgtaggccacgGGGGCGGCGGCCACCGCGGGGGCGGTATAGGCGACAGCAGGCGCGCCCAGGaagccgggggcggcggcggcgacggccagCACGGCGGCGAGGACGATCTGCGATGACAAAGAATGCGTTACAGTATCAGCAGAATATTATGATTATTTTTAATGGACGAAAGTCCACTACTAACGGCTTGGaatatgttttgaaaatatttcgctGTTAATGCAGTTTGAAGTTAGAACAAAGAAAACTGGTATTTCGTTTCTTGCCCAGAAACAAAGAAAtgcttgtttcaacatttttggaaatttaacatctataggggtgaaatagtgggagaaagcttttttaaaaacaaatcgttattaaagaactactaaaacatTTTAAAAGGTGCATCTAaggaaattggtatttgatttatcggttacaaataaaaaatacatgtggcAGTATTTTTTGGAAACTCAACCATTAACAGAGAGGAatgggggatgaaaatttttaaccgctaaggacagaaacttgatatttggagagggtgttgatcttatactgtaggcattgtttaaggGGAGTTTGTTCGAAATTGCATCCCTAAGGAgatgaagtaggggatgaaagaattttggaaaataCGACAGTATTAAGTAAATAGCTAAAAATGCGAAAAATGGCATTTGGTTTCTCAGTAGGACATAAAAAAAATACATGCTGCATCATTTTTGGAAAGCccaccactaagggggtaaaataggtaGGTGAAACTTTactttgaaaataaagaattatttaagtactactaaagcattttaaagcttgctctatgaaaaattttaattgagttaagcaaatatttgttttagtgtttttagaaattcaagCCCCAAGGAGGTGAAACACGggatgaatttttttattaaaatacttaattatttaaaacatatttaaagctaaatctataaaaagTCGTATTTGATTTctgaagaaatatgtgttaggaaaTGAAAGGTTTTGTCGAAATATCACCAGAAGAACTCAAAAGGAAGGACTAACAAAGACCTCTGACCCTAGCTATTAGAACCGCTTTTccatcagaagtacattcggaaaagaccaggcTTCTATGGCTTCAGTAGCGTGAACAGCTTAGAAGATGCTGCAATTTGTagataacataaaaattcgattaaagaaaacaaaaaaattatgtacagACCGTACAGTCTACGCGAGACAAGCAGCGGGCGCTAGACTAgtacattataaattaccttcagtttcCAGTGTTGCAGTATTCTAATACGTCCACAGCGGACAGCAAATATCTACTAACGTTAGGATGAGAGTGAATAGAAAAACCATATACGGTATTGAGATAGTCAgtctcattctataaagaattagGAGTAACTTGGCGGATTTCTTCTGTAGGCAGGATTGAAACCAAACGTGTGCCAGATCCGCTTGCCGGTTGCTCAGCCGCGATCTAACTAATCACTGTACACTCAGATCGGTACTGTGATAAATAGTTTAATTGTATATGGAGACGTAGTATTAACTGGTGTCTACTGTGTGGTCTCTGGAGGCACTCACCAGCTTGTACATGTTGTGAGGTGTGGTGATGTCAGCGGCTGGCGACTACTGTGCCGGGACCAGTCTCTCGCCGCCTTTTATACTTGCCCGCGCCCCCGCCACGGACCTGCCTCATTGCCAACAGCCGCGCATTCTGCGTAACACCTTGCCGGATACGCCCATCAGGTGGGCCACACACGGTCGAAACCAGGCAGCCGCGTCCCTGTTTCTTTGCATACATGTGTTTACAGCTGCAACATCTTAAGAGCCTTCGAGAATGTTCCTTAAAAGCGCGCGCGACGTTACGTATAACATACAATCGGTAGTAATTATACTTGGTGAGTCAGGATAGGTACATGCATTTAGGGCTGACAGTATTAGTGATTCTAAGCCGAAAACTTCATATACGTATAcgtatgccctattctgaatggtttccaagatagaaaacatttaatataattttgtacgtttttcttgaataacttgaaaactacgcACTCCAccaaaaacgtgtcgcagtacaaaattaaactgtattaaatttcctacaaaaaagttcctataatttttttcctctagaactaatggtttgtgcgaagggagcaggagaatgttgaaaaactcgctcgacgcgcacgcgctgtagcttacgtagtttttgtaggccagtttgaggtagtttcccgacttcatTTACCACAAGTGTTCcgtatcaaattgttcgtttcaacttgctacctcaatatattacctcaaattggcctacggaAACAACGTAAGCTACACCTCATGCaagtcgagcgagtttttcaacattctcgcgctctcttcgaacaaaccattagttctacagaaaaatatGAATAGGACCGGTTTTGTAGGaactttaatgtagtttaattttgtactgcgatacgGTTTTGCTGGAGGatatggttttcgagttattctagaAAAACGTACAGAAGTCGTATTAAATGtggtctatctcggaaaccatttggaacagggcatacgtccatatgaagttttttgtttagaAAAGCTAATACTACCACCCCTcagagcatgtacctttcctcctgactcaccctgtataccaggcGTACCAGAGCTTACTATACTTCATTAATTGTTTAACATCTAAATCGCCGATTATATAAACTGGTAATACCTGGAATAAGAACATCCCTTGGATTTTCGCTACACTGCAGAACTATCTGATTCCCAACAGTAACAGTAATTGAGGCAAGCTCACTAATCAATAGTTGTTGACTGCTAATCAAAGTGACGGACACTCGGTACTTGATTTATTGTCACAGAGCCTGTACGACATTATGAATTCATCCTGAATCAGAACAGcaatttgccggccgttgtgacggagcggttctaggtgcttcagtctggaatcgcgcgaccgcttcggtcgcaggttcgaatac
It includes:
- the LOC126253442 gene encoding cuticle protein 16.5-like; translated protein: MYKLIVLAAVLAVAAAAPGFLGAPAVAYTAPAVAAAPVAYAAPAVVKAAVAAPAVAYAAPAVAYAAPAYHAPVAYAAAPAFVKTHYF